A window of Eriocheir sinensis breed Jianghai 21 chromosome 39, ASM2467909v1, whole genome shotgun sequence contains these coding sequences:
- the LOC127009028 gene encoding uncharacterized protein LOC127009028 isoform X4 yields the protein MLVLVERFLPMKTCNIKSVCSDDLLSKNSLEGVAVVDESRYDLESLVEELCSRLKTAAENDHLNASNKVPACITSKSVSLNSVSQESSNDTEEYTSSSTPEEQAERYYAAFPPLSGSSKVKCSHEKAWKSGDAFCSCVWECRKPLSVPHSEGIPGTNTVKMPRTYRKKHREKSKKEVEAKQEPVQSHEEPQRHPVSFTWHSSSKHKEAQLNEFYDTDSASEPERSSERRRKKFVGPLLDEDIGEGYIGDTSSRESSEDRDKGEQDSEKPREEKGDRNQGHSGESKEKGNQEEWECMGDLVLEGSNQGGEGMLGIGGNRLFERGSTSGGTSGSSSDVETQEAKSVRQLERKISNTVAQVWGQAGELLGHGRGEHVWDPPAPQEPALYTTVWGFSLPKQQLHQNLQESSPPHPQHSLSSQSIQEPLTPTLNGWDQSCSWHPSNCLAEESSLVCSISSQSPFSSLKESLTRDPSTHLGIQNNFEKSIWSDCNANDITDSENVLPVCLEKHHISNDGDKERDEGKNHTFNDDLEKKLLESFVQLSLENLWENTLGLENVFTDISISNSNLDCVSENKNLETAAHSSHTDSEHEKMMALVEGVCNSDESQEEESLDSSSKDLPSGPIGPHAVLHHTENSGFSMVVPRGKSAESSPAIDQRPETLLVGPVCSVGDDGGGGGGAMMCTGVVEGMDSLPPAQEEENLLTSPRTHFRPIRQDSIGSITDDHYEDGTMFVVNSERPDLPFQRTSSGALFLESDILEGSPKKYMVYKEPVPRVTQGEEEQPQVTREKLTAIALVPKFKVINNEKFCQTEEDGLQGVGGKSCYKIKMEKIALNNNNHYAIRDDGKEPDVFEFQQQDFPDNATLANIWKNRVGNDSRSQLKSIWQIQREEDNRNAWPIMSDMKQGVVWLDKEGEGATGWSSEGCFEPPLQPERSNKTEAVVIPTSLASLWHQNSSPESPTVPSMPSLQDLWASFKPSIIEDSEHEGTGGQKYIITNPTTHIPGKYNSEAGANLSSMVESGPWSVRTAEEVSGHARKDKIWSEQHLLSSSQQHLHVGDQKRITSLGGAVEAPGACTELRLEVDQEADELLGAVHAHTNFSQGQMGGPQGGTYSPRPLHERLRKNSASIKKGEQKDDVEQEDLADLAPDWELNDGFEWGLQASGALEGEDAAGDEDECEGEVLIYENDGVTYTIPVEYLDDSLYDQIFGASDASSHRLGGSLPDLPSGHPSSIFFSSELEDKWKRSGVPYKVQLPRKSRPGRWLPPSRRPCTFFMEGSCRRSDCKFSHDLASITCRFWEEGSCLKGITCPFLHGYPLRRRRNKSEGAAHSEGDRADPHSSSFEIDSEMDFPTLGSSCDSKASSTDDRGGLITNYHAAAAAAARKKKRKFITITKNVLGEMKGLEAEKTLHRIPRRDRRRRHTDIIATNLHDTTSTTTNTATAAAAAATTAINTEPSHSHHSTRKAKRHRASASGHDDGTVSDY from the exons ATGCTTGTCTTAGTAGAGAGATTTTTACCTATGAAGACATGTAATATTAAATCTGTCTGTAGTGATGACTTGCTCTCCAAAAACTCCCTGGAGGGGGTGGCCGTGGTAGATGAATCT CGCTATGATCTAGAGAGCCTTGTGGAAGAACTCTGCTCCCGCCTCAAGACTGCTGCTGAGAACGACCACCTGAATGCTTCCAACAAGGTGCCAGCTTGCATCACAAGCAAGTCTGTGTCCCTAAACTCTGTGTCACAGGAGAGCAGCAATGACACTGAAGAGTACACTTCATCCTCCACACCTGAGGAACAAGCTGAGAG GTACTATGCTGCTTTTCCACCTCTGAGTGGATCTTCCAAGGTGAAGTGTAGCCACGAAAAAGCATGGAAGTCTGGAGATGCATTCTGTTCTTGCGTGTGGGAATGTCGCAAGCCATTGTCGGTGCCACACAGTGAGGGCATCCCAGGTACTAATACTGTGAAGATGCCACGAACATACCGCAAGAAGCATCGGgagaagagtaagaaggaggTCGAGGCAAAGCAGGAGCCAGTGCAGAGTCACGAGGAGCCTCAGCGTCACCCAGTCTCCTTCACCTGGCATTCTAGCAGCAAGCACAAAGAGGCCCAGCTTAATGAATTCTACGACACGGACAGCGCCTCAGAGCCGGAGAGAAGCTCTGAGCGGCGACGGAAGAAATTTGTTGGGCCCCTGCTGGATGAAGACATTGGGGAAGGCTACATTGGGGATACCAGCTCGAGGGAAAGCTCTGAGGACAGGGACAAAGGAGAGCAAGACAGCGAGAAACCCCGGGAAGAGAAGGGTGACAGGAACCAGGGTCATTCtggagaaagcaaggaaaagggcAACCAGGAGGAGTGGGAGTGCATGGGGGATTTGGTTCTTGAAGGCAGCAACCAGGGTGGTGAGGGCATGTTGGGAATTGGAGGAAACAGGCTGTTTGAGCGAGGCAGCACCTCTGGAGGGACAAGTGGCTCCAGCAGTGACGTGGAGACCCAAGAGGCCAAGAGTGTAAGGCAGCTGGAGAGGAAGATCTCCAACACTGTGGCCCAGGTTTGGGGTCAGGCTGGCGAACTGCTGGGTCATGGCCGTGGGGAGCACGTTTGGGACCCTCCAGCCCCTCAGGAGCCAGCTCTCTACACCACAGTCTGGGGCTTCAGCCTCCCTAAGCAACAACTGCACCAGAATTTGCAAGAGTCTTCACCGCCCCATCCCCAGCACAGTCTCAGTAGCCAGTCAATTCAAGAACCTCTAACACCAACACTGAATGGTTGGGATCAGAGCTGCTCCTGGCACCCTAGTAACTGCCTGGCAGAAGAGAGCTCCCTCGTGTGCAGCATCTCAAGTCAGAGTCCTTTCAGCAGCCTGAAGGAAAGTTTGACAAGAGATCCCAGCACCCACCTTGGCATTCAAAACAACTTTGAGAAATCCATTTGGTCTGATTGTAATGCTAATGATATAACAGACAGTGAGAATGTCTTGCCTGTGTGCCTGGAGAAACATCACATTAGCAATgatggagacaaagagagagatgaaggcaaGAATCACACTTTTAATGATGACTTGGAAAAAAAGTTATTAGAGTCATTTGTGCAACTAAGTTTGGAGAATCTATGGGAAAATACACTAGGTCTTGAAAATGTATTTACAGATATTAGTATAAGTAATAGTAATTTAGATTGTGTCTCAGAAAATAAGAATTTAGAAACAGCAGCTCATAGTAGCCATACAGATTCGGAACATGAGAAGATGATGGCCTTGGTGGAGGGTGTCTGCAACAGTGACGAGTCTCAAGAGGAAGAGTCATTGGACAGTTCTTCAAAGGACCTTCCCTCGGGACCCATCGGCCCCCATGCTGTGCTCCACCACACAGAAAATAGCGGCTTCTCCATGGTTGTTCCTAGAGGAAAGAGTGCCGAGTCCAGCCCTGCTATAGATCAGCGGCCAGAGACCCTCCTGGTTGGCCCTGTATGCAGTgttggagatgatggtggtggaggtggtggtgctatGATGTGCACTGGAGTGGTAGAAGGAATGGACTCCCTCCCACCAGCCCAGGAGGAGGAAAACCTGCTTACCTCCCCTAGGACTCACTTCCGCCCCATCAGGCAGGACAGCATTGGCAGCATCACTGATGACCACTATGAGGATGGGACAATGTTCGTTGTCAACTCTGAACGACCAGACCTACCCTTCCAGCGCACCAGTAGTGGGGCATTGTTCTTGGAGAGCGATATTTTGGAGGGCTCTCCCAAGAAGTACATGGTTTACAAGGAGCCAGTACCCAGGGTCACCCAGGGAGAAGAGGAGCAGCCACAGGTTACCAGAGAGAAATTGACAGCCATTGCTCTTGTTCCTAAGTTCAAGGTTATAAACAATGAGAAGTTCTGTCAGACAGAGGAGGATGGCCTTCAGGGTGTGGGAGGAAAGTCATGTTATAAGATTAAGATGGAGAAGATAGCTCTCAACAATAATAATCATTATGCCATCAGGGATGATGGGAAAGAGCCAGATGTGTTTGAGTTCCAACAGCAAGATTTTCCTGACAACGCAACACTGGCAAACATATGGAAAAATAGAGTAGGAAATGACAGTAGGAGTCAACTGAAAAGTATTTGGCAAATTCAGAGAGAAGAAGACAATAGGAATGCCTGGCCAATCATGAGTGACATGAAGCAAGGAGTTGTTTGGCTAGATAAGGAAGGCGAAGGTGCCACTGGATGGAGCAGTGAGGGATGTTTTGAACCACCCCTTCAACCAGAGAGGAGCAATAAGACAGAGGCTGTTGTCATCCCTACCTCCCTTGCCTCACTGTGGCATCAAAATAGTTCCCCAGAGTCACCCACTGTCCCATCCATGCCCAGCCTCCAAGACCTCTGGGCCAGCTTTAAGCCTTCCATCATAGAGGACTCTGAGCATGAAGGCACAGGTGGACAGAAATACATCATCACCAACCCTACAACTCATATCCCAGGGAAATACAATAGTGAGGCAGGTGCCAATTTGTCTTCCATGGTGGAGTCTGGGCCTTGGAGTGTCAGAACAGCCGAGGAAGTGTCAGGTCATGCCAGAAAAGATAAGATTTGGTCTGAGCAGCATCTCCTAAGCAGCAGTCAGCAGCATCTCCACGTTGGTGATCAAAAGAG GATCACCTCTCTGGGAGGAGCCGTTGAGGCACCCGGAGCCTGCACTGAGCTGAGGCTGGAGGTGGACCAGGAGGCTGATGAGCTGCTGGGGGCTGTCCATGCTCATACCAACTTCTCCCAAGGTCAGATGGGCGGCCCTCAGGGTGGTACTTATTCCCCACGGCCACTACACGAGCGCCTCAGGAAGAATTCGGCAAGTATCAAAAAAGGGGAGCAGAAAGATGATGTTGAACAAGAAGACCTGGCTGACCTAGCACCTGACTGGGAGTTGAATGATGGCTTTGAGTGGGGATTGCAGGCATCAGGGGCATTGGAGGGTGAG gATGCAGCAGGAGACGAGGATGAGTGTGAAGGGGAAGTACTCATTTATGAGAATGATGGAGTCACCTATACTATTCCCGTCGAGTACTTGGACGACTCCCTGTATGACCAGATTTTTGGTGCCTCGGATGCCTCTTCCCACCGCCTTGGAGGCTCTCTGCCTGACCTCCCCTCTGGCCacccttcctccatatttttctctAGTGAGTTGGAGGACAAGTGGAAGCGCAGCGGTGTGCCGTACAAG GTCCAGTTGCCTCGAAAATCCCGGCCGGGCCGCTGGCTGCCCCCCTCACGCCGCCCCTGCACCTTCTTCATGGAGGGGAGCTGTCGACGGAGTGACTGTAAATTCTCTCACGACCTGGCGTCCATCACCTGCAGGTTCTGGGAGGAGGGCTCGTGTCTGAAGGGCATCACCTGCCCCTTCCTGCACGGCTACCCGCT GCGTCGACGCCGCAATAAGAGTGAGGGAGCAGCTCACTCTGAGGGGGACCGCGCTGACCCTCACAGCTCCTCTTTTGAGATTGACTCTGAGATGGACTTTCCAACACTTGGTTCATCATGTGACAGCAAG GCAAGCAGCACCGATGATCGTGGTGGCCTCATCACCAACTaccatgcagcagcagcagcagcagcaaggaagaagaaacgcaAATTTATTACTATCACAAAAAATGTCCTAGGCGAG ATGAAAGGCTTGGAGGCTGAGAAAACCCTGCACCGCATCCCTCGGCGAGATCGGCGGCGGCGGCACACCGACATCATCGCCACAAACCTGCAcgacaccaccagcaccaccaccaacactgctactgctgctgctgctgctgccaccactgccatcaacacCGAGCCTTCCCACAGCCATCACAGCACCAGGAAAGCAAAGCGGCACCGTGCTTCAGCCTCAGGGCACGACGATGGCACAGTTTCAGACTACTGA
- the LOC127009028 gene encoding uncharacterized protein LOC127009028 isoform X1, translated as MKLVRCEWAPSLVVEWLCGELEERGIPGPTYAHTLLSLLHHHYCPHPAPATPNGPSRTSSVTAPCPAGPRYFPPLSRRLLDDFDLRDLDLDDLLDHTTHPDADLPDLSAITQQQRGGSRRARKRHKVRQKHRILTSEQLQKVAALQCLMSASDERYDLESLVEELCSRLKTAAENDHLNASNKVPACITSKSVSLNSVSQESSNDTEEYTSSSTPEEQAERYYAAFPPLSGSSKVKCSHEKAWKSGDAFCSCVWECRKPLSVPHSEGIPGTNTVKMPRTYRKKHREKSKKEVEAKQEPVQSHEEPQRHPVSFTWHSSSKHKEAQLNEFYDTDSASEPERSSERRRKKFVGPLLDEDIGEGYIGDTSSRESSEDRDKGEQDSEKPREEKGDRNQGHSGESKEKGNQEEWECMGDLVLEGSNQGGEGMLGIGGNRLFERGSTSGGTSGSSSDVETQEAKSVRQLERKISNTVAQVWGQAGELLGHGRGEHVWDPPAPQEPALYTTVWGFSLPKQQLHQNLQESSPPHPQHSLSSQSIQEPLTPTLNGWDQSCSWHPSNCLAEESSLVCSISSQSPFSSLKESLTRDPSTHLGIQNNFEKSIWSDCNANDITDSENVLPVCLEKHHISNDGDKERDEGKNHTFNDDLEKKLLESFVQLSLENLWENTLGLENVFTDISISNSNLDCVSENKNLETAAHSSHTDSEHEKMMALVEGVCNSDESQEEESLDSSSKDLPSGPIGPHAVLHHTENSGFSMVVPRGKSAESSPAIDQRPETLLVGPVCSVGDDGGGGGGAMMCTGVVEGMDSLPPAQEEENLLTSPRTHFRPIRQDSIGSITDDHYEDGTMFVVNSERPDLPFQRTSSGALFLESDILEGSPKKYMVYKEPVPRVTQGEEEQPQVTREKLTAIALVPKFKVINNEKFCQTEEDGLQGVGGKSCYKIKMEKIALNNNNHYAIRDDGKEPDVFEFQQQDFPDNATLANIWKNRVGNDSRSQLKSIWQIQREEDNRNAWPIMSDMKQGVVWLDKEGEGATGWSSEGCFEPPLQPERSNKTEAVVIPTSLASLWHQNSSPESPTVPSMPSLQDLWASFKPSIIEDSEHEGTGGQKYIITNPTTHIPGKYNSEAGANLSSMVESGPWSVRTAEEVSGHARKDKIWSEQHLLSSSQQHLHVGDQKRITSLGGAVEAPGACTELRLEVDQEADELLGAVHAHTNFSQGQMGGPQGGTYSPRPLHERLRKNSASIKKGEQKDDVEQEDLADLAPDWELNDGFEWGLQASGALEGEDAAGDEDECEGEVLIYENDGVTYTIPVEYLDDSLYDQIFGASDASSHRLGGSLPDLPSGHPSSIFFSSELEDKWKRSGVPYKVQLPRKSRPGRWLPPSRRPCTFFMEGSCRRSDCKFSHDLASITCRFWEEGSCLKGITCPFLHGYPLRRRRNKSEGAAHSEGDRADPHSSSFEIDSEMDFPTLGSSCDSKASSTDDRGGLITNYHAAAAAAARKKKRKFITITKNVLGEMKGLEAEKTLHRIPRRDRRRRHTDIIATNLHDTTSTTTNTATAAAAAATTAINTEPSHSHHSTRKAKRHRASASGHDDGTVSDY; from the exons ATGAAGCTGGTACGGTGTGAGTGGGCGCCCTCactggtggtggagtggctgtGTGGGGAACTGGAGGAACGCGGTATTCCTGGCCCCACATACGCCCAcaccttgctctccctcctccaccaccactactgccccCACCCGGCTCCTGCCACCCCCAACGGTCCATCCCGCACCTCTTCTGTCACTGCCCCCTGCCCTGCCGGCCCCCGTTACTTTCCCCCGCTGTCCCGACGCCTCCTCGATGACTTTGATTTGCGCGACTTAGACCTGGATGACCTTCTAGACCACACTACTCACCCAGACGCCGACCTCCCAGACCTCTCTGCCATCACTCAGCAGCAG CGTGGAGGGAGCCGCCGGGCACGTAAACGCCACAAGGTCCGCCAAAAACACCGCATTCTCACCTCAGAGCAACTGCAGAAGGTGGCTGCTCTTCAGTGCCTCATGTCTGCTTCTGATGAG CGCTATGATCTAGAGAGCCTTGTGGAAGAACTCTGCTCCCGCCTCAAGACTGCTGCTGAGAACGACCACCTGAATGCTTCCAACAAGGTGCCAGCTTGCATCACAAGCAAGTCTGTGTCCCTAAACTCTGTGTCACAGGAGAGCAGCAATGACACTGAAGAGTACACTTCATCCTCCACACCTGAGGAACAAGCTGAGAG GTACTATGCTGCTTTTCCACCTCTGAGTGGATCTTCCAAGGTGAAGTGTAGCCACGAAAAAGCATGGAAGTCTGGAGATGCATTCTGTTCTTGCGTGTGGGAATGTCGCAAGCCATTGTCGGTGCCACACAGTGAGGGCATCCCAGGTACTAATACTGTGAAGATGCCACGAACATACCGCAAGAAGCATCGGgagaagagtaagaaggaggTCGAGGCAAAGCAGGAGCCAGTGCAGAGTCACGAGGAGCCTCAGCGTCACCCAGTCTCCTTCACCTGGCATTCTAGCAGCAAGCACAAAGAGGCCCAGCTTAATGAATTCTACGACACGGACAGCGCCTCAGAGCCGGAGAGAAGCTCTGAGCGGCGACGGAAGAAATTTGTTGGGCCCCTGCTGGATGAAGACATTGGGGAAGGCTACATTGGGGATACCAGCTCGAGGGAAAGCTCTGAGGACAGGGACAAAGGAGAGCAAGACAGCGAGAAACCCCGGGAAGAGAAGGGTGACAGGAACCAGGGTCATTCtggagaaagcaaggaaaagggcAACCAGGAGGAGTGGGAGTGCATGGGGGATTTGGTTCTTGAAGGCAGCAACCAGGGTGGTGAGGGCATGTTGGGAATTGGAGGAAACAGGCTGTTTGAGCGAGGCAGCACCTCTGGAGGGACAAGTGGCTCCAGCAGTGACGTGGAGACCCAAGAGGCCAAGAGTGTAAGGCAGCTGGAGAGGAAGATCTCCAACACTGTGGCCCAGGTTTGGGGTCAGGCTGGCGAACTGCTGGGTCATGGCCGTGGGGAGCACGTTTGGGACCCTCCAGCCCCTCAGGAGCCAGCTCTCTACACCACAGTCTGGGGCTTCAGCCTCCCTAAGCAACAACTGCACCAGAATTTGCAAGAGTCTTCACCGCCCCATCCCCAGCACAGTCTCAGTAGCCAGTCAATTCAAGAACCTCTAACACCAACACTGAATGGTTGGGATCAGAGCTGCTCCTGGCACCCTAGTAACTGCCTGGCAGAAGAGAGCTCCCTCGTGTGCAGCATCTCAAGTCAGAGTCCTTTCAGCAGCCTGAAGGAAAGTTTGACAAGAGATCCCAGCACCCACCTTGGCATTCAAAACAACTTTGAGAAATCCATTTGGTCTGATTGTAATGCTAATGATATAACAGACAGTGAGAATGTCTTGCCTGTGTGCCTGGAGAAACATCACATTAGCAATgatggagacaaagagagagatgaaggcaaGAATCACACTTTTAATGATGACTTGGAAAAAAAGTTATTAGAGTCATTTGTGCAACTAAGTTTGGAGAATCTATGGGAAAATACACTAGGTCTTGAAAATGTATTTACAGATATTAGTATAAGTAATAGTAATTTAGATTGTGTCTCAGAAAATAAGAATTTAGAAACAGCAGCTCATAGTAGCCATACAGATTCGGAACATGAGAAGATGATGGCCTTGGTGGAGGGTGTCTGCAACAGTGACGAGTCTCAAGAGGAAGAGTCATTGGACAGTTCTTCAAAGGACCTTCCCTCGGGACCCATCGGCCCCCATGCTGTGCTCCACCACACAGAAAATAGCGGCTTCTCCATGGTTGTTCCTAGAGGAAAGAGTGCCGAGTCCAGCCCTGCTATAGATCAGCGGCCAGAGACCCTCCTGGTTGGCCCTGTATGCAGTgttggagatgatggtggtggaggtggtggtgctatGATGTGCACTGGAGTGGTAGAAGGAATGGACTCCCTCCCACCAGCCCAGGAGGAGGAAAACCTGCTTACCTCCCCTAGGACTCACTTCCGCCCCATCAGGCAGGACAGCATTGGCAGCATCACTGATGACCACTATGAGGATGGGACAATGTTCGTTGTCAACTCTGAACGACCAGACCTACCCTTCCAGCGCACCAGTAGTGGGGCATTGTTCTTGGAGAGCGATATTTTGGAGGGCTCTCCCAAGAAGTACATGGTTTACAAGGAGCCAGTACCCAGGGTCACCCAGGGAGAAGAGGAGCAGCCACAGGTTACCAGAGAGAAATTGACAGCCATTGCTCTTGTTCCTAAGTTCAAGGTTATAAACAATGAGAAGTTCTGTCAGACAGAGGAGGATGGCCTTCAGGGTGTGGGAGGAAAGTCATGTTATAAGATTAAGATGGAGAAGATAGCTCTCAACAATAATAATCATTATGCCATCAGGGATGATGGGAAAGAGCCAGATGTGTTTGAGTTCCAACAGCAAGATTTTCCTGACAACGCAACACTGGCAAACATATGGAAAAATAGAGTAGGAAATGACAGTAGGAGTCAACTGAAAAGTATTTGGCAAATTCAGAGAGAAGAAGACAATAGGAATGCCTGGCCAATCATGAGTGACATGAAGCAAGGAGTTGTTTGGCTAGATAAGGAAGGCGAAGGTGCCACTGGATGGAGCAGTGAGGGATGTTTTGAACCACCCCTTCAACCAGAGAGGAGCAATAAGACAGAGGCTGTTGTCATCCCTACCTCCCTTGCCTCACTGTGGCATCAAAATAGTTCCCCAGAGTCACCCACTGTCCCATCCATGCCCAGCCTCCAAGACCTCTGGGCCAGCTTTAAGCCTTCCATCATAGAGGACTCTGAGCATGAAGGCACAGGTGGACAGAAATACATCATCACCAACCCTACAACTCATATCCCAGGGAAATACAATAGTGAGGCAGGTGCCAATTTGTCTTCCATGGTGGAGTCTGGGCCTTGGAGTGTCAGAACAGCCGAGGAAGTGTCAGGTCATGCCAGAAAAGATAAGATTTGGTCTGAGCAGCATCTCCTAAGCAGCAGTCAGCAGCATCTCCACGTTGGTGATCAAAAGAG GATCACCTCTCTGGGAGGAGCCGTTGAGGCACCCGGAGCCTGCACTGAGCTGAGGCTGGAGGTGGACCAGGAGGCTGATGAGCTGCTGGGGGCTGTCCATGCTCATACCAACTTCTCCCAAGGTCAGATGGGCGGCCCTCAGGGTGGTACTTATTCCCCACGGCCACTACACGAGCGCCTCAGGAAGAATTCGGCAAGTATCAAAAAAGGGGAGCAGAAAGATGATGTTGAACAAGAAGACCTGGCTGACCTAGCACCTGACTGGGAGTTGAATGATGGCTTTGAGTGGGGATTGCAGGCATCAGGGGCATTGGAGGGTGAG gATGCAGCAGGAGACGAGGATGAGTGTGAAGGGGAAGTACTCATTTATGAGAATGATGGAGTCACCTATACTATTCCCGTCGAGTACTTGGACGACTCCCTGTATGACCAGATTTTTGGTGCCTCGGATGCCTCTTCCCACCGCCTTGGAGGCTCTCTGCCTGACCTCCCCTCTGGCCacccttcctccatatttttctctAGTGAGTTGGAGGACAAGTGGAAGCGCAGCGGTGTGCCGTACAAG GTCCAGTTGCCTCGAAAATCCCGGCCGGGCCGCTGGCTGCCCCCCTCACGCCGCCCCTGCACCTTCTTCATGGAGGGGAGCTGTCGACGGAGTGACTGTAAATTCTCTCACGACCTGGCGTCCATCACCTGCAGGTTCTGGGAGGAGGGCTCGTGTCTGAAGGGCATCACCTGCCCCTTCCTGCACGGCTACCCGCT GCGTCGACGCCGCAATAAGAGTGAGGGAGCAGCTCACTCTGAGGGGGACCGCGCTGACCCTCACAGCTCCTCTTTTGAGATTGACTCTGAGATGGACTTTCCAACACTTGGTTCATCATGTGACAGCAAG GCAAGCAGCACCGATGATCGTGGTGGCCTCATCACCAACTaccatgcagcagcagcagcagcagcaaggaagaagaaacgcaAATTTATTACTATCACAAAAAATGTCCTAGGCGAG ATGAAAGGCTTGGAGGCTGAGAAAACCCTGCACCGCATCCCTCGGCGAGATCGGCGGCGGCGGCACACCGACATCATCGCCACAAACCTGCAcgacaccaccagcaccaccaccaacactgctactgctgctgctgctgctgccaccactgccatcaacacCGAGCCTTCCCACAGCCATCACAGCACCAGGAAAGCAAAGCGGCACCGTGCTTCAGCCTCAGGGCACGACGATGGCACAGTTTCAGACTACTGA